Proteins from a single region of archaeon BMS3Bbin15:
- a CDS encoding putative phosphatase: MKIRALAIDIDGTLTDKLRRLNFTAGELIRELEARNVMVILATGNALCVADTTSTFLGTSGALIAENGGIISYGDEVEYLASIDEIEKAYSFLKDRLVIREVTRNEYRKTEVALWRDYPVEEIRKILKDFRVEVVDTKFAIHIKSPDVSKGRALEMVARRAGISMQEVAAIGDSSNDTDMLEKAGLSISIGSYLKDVADYTTESEYGEGGVEALKIVMNHI; encoded by the coding sequence ATGAAAATCAGAGCCCTTGCCATAGATATAGATGGCACACTCACCGATAAATTGAGGAGACTAAATTTTACTGCAGGAGAGCTTATCAGAGAGCTCGAAGCCCGTAATGTCATGGTTATACTTGCCACAGGCAATGCACTCTGCGTGGCAGATACTACCAGTACTTTTCTTGGGACTTCTGGAGCATTAATAGCAGAGAATGGAGGAATAATAAGCTATGGCGATGAAGTGGAATATCTTGCAAGTATAGATGAGATAGAGAAGGCCTATTCTTTTCTGAAAGACAGACTTGTTATAAGGGAGGTTACAAGGAATGAATACAGAAAGACAGAGGTAGCATTATGGAGGGACTATCCTGTAGAAGAGATAAGAAAAATACTCAAAGACTTCAGAGTTGAGGTTGTGGATACAAAGTTTGCCATTCATATAAAAAGTCCTGATGTGAGTAAGGGCAGGGCACTTGAGATGGTTGCCAGGAGAGCTGGTATATCCATGCAGGAAGTTGCAGCTATTGGTGACAGTTCTAATGATACAGACATGCTTGAGAAGGCCGGGCTTTCCATATCTATAGGCAGCTACCTTAAAGATGTTGCAGATTATACTACGGAAAGTGAGTATGGTGAAGGCGGAGTTGAGGCACTGAAAATTGTGATGAATCACATCTGA